In a genomic window of Phyllostomus discolor isolate MPI-MPIP mPhyDis1 chromosome 5, mPhyDis1.pri.v3, whole genome shotgun sequence:
- the LOC114496551 gene encoding LOW QUALITY PROTEIN: translationally-controlled tumor protein-like (The sequence of the model RefSeq protein was modified relative to this genomic sequence to represent the inferred CDS: deleted 1 base in 1 codon), with amino-acid sequence MIIYQDLISHDEMFSNIYKIREVADGLCLEVEERMVSRTEGNIMTRLDDSVIGGNASAEGLEGEGTESTVITGVDIVMNHHLPETSFTKEAYKKYIKDYMKSIKGKLEERRPERVKPFMTGAAEQIKHILANFKNYQFFIGENMNPDGMVALLDYRKDGVRPYMIFCKDGLEMEKC; translated from the exons ATGATCATCTACCAGGACCTCATCAGTCATGATGAGATGTTCTCCAATATCTACAAGATCCGCGAGGTCGCAGACGGGCTGTGTTTGGAGGTAGAGGAAAGGATGGTCAGTAGGACAGAGGGTAACATC ATGACTCGGTTAGATGACTCGGTTATTGGTGGAAACGCCTCTGCTGAAGGCCTGGAGGGCGAAGGAACGGAAAGCACTGTAATCACTGGTGTTGATATTGTTATGAACCATCATTTGCCGGAAACCAGCTTCACGAAAGAGGCTTACAAGAAGTACATCAAAGATTACATGAAATCAATCAAAGGGAAACTCGAAGAACGGAGACCAGAAAGAGTAAAACCTTTTATGACAGGGGCTGCAGAACAAATCAAGCACATCCTCGCTAATTTCAAAAACTACCAGTTCTTTATTGGTGAAAACATGAATCCAGATGGCATGGTTGCTCTGCTGGACTACCGGAAGGATGGTGTGCGCCCATATATGATTTTCTGTAAGGAtggtttagaaatggaaaaatgttaa